Proteins encoded in a region of the Rutidosis leptorrhynchoides isolate AG116_Rl617_1_P2 chromosome 9, CSIRO_AGI_Rlap_v1, whole genome shotgun sequence genome:
- the LOC139867997 gene encoding uncharacterized protein, producing the protein MLEAVASYDMWIWHAFFGPAGSNNDINVLNESDLFEDLLDGRAPEIRYTINMHKFTKGYYLVDGIYPEGATLDKSFKCPIEPKNVKFKRFQEAARKDVERDFGVLQGRWAILKHPVRPFSINKIRRIMYTCVILHNMITEDNERNICDLEEDYLRE; encoded by the coding sequence ATGCTCGAGGCGGTTGCGTCCTACGATATGTGGATTTGGCACGCTTTCTTTGGTCCAGCAGGTTCAAACAATGATATTAATGTTCTTAATGAATCGGATTTGTTCGAAGATTTATTGGATGGTCGAGCTCCGGAGATCCGTTACACTATCAACATGCACAAATTTACAAAAGGGTATTACTTGGTAGATGGCATATACCCAGAAGGGGCAACACTTGACAAGTCGTTTAAATGTCCAATTGAGCCAAAAAATGTAAAGTTTAAACGTTTTCAAGAAGCCGCGAGAAAAGATGTGGAACGAGATTTCGGTGTTCTTCAGGGTCGTTGGGCAATATTAAAACACCCAGTAAGACCTTTTAGTATCAATAAAATACGTCGAATCATGTACACTTGTGTTATACTTCACAACATGATCACCGAAGACAACGAGCGCAACATATGCG